A stretch of Bos mutus isolate GX-2022 chromosome 8, NWIPB_WYAK_1.1, whole genome shotgun sequence DNA encodes these proteins:
- the NKX3-1 gene encoding homeobox protein Nkx-3.1 isoform X1: protein MLRTPEPQLGNAGAAGCSPPAVPPTQTKPLTSFLIQDILRDGADRRGGHAGSPQPQPSRQQYPRRDPKPEPEGRRGCARAPEDQQSDQPRAGSEEAEKPVETEPDGHLETYLLDCENPPSAFQSLPPATKQPQKRSRAAFSHTQVIELERKFSHQKYLSAPERAHLAKNLKLTETQVKIWFQNRRYKTKRKQLTSDLGNLEKHSSLPALKEEGFSQGSLISVHNTYPYYPYVYCLGGWSPAFW, encoded by the exons ATGCTCCGGACTCCCGAGCCACAGTTGGGGAACGCGGGGGCCGCGGGCTGCAGCCCCCCGGCTGTGCCGCCCACCCAGACCAAGCCGCTCACCTCCTTCCTCATCCAGGACATCCTTCGGGACGGCGCTGACCGGCGCGGAGGTCACGCGGGCAGCCCACAGCCGCAGCCTTCGCGTCAGCAGTACCCGAGGCGAGACCCAAAGCCGGAGCCCGAGGGAAGAAGAGGCTGCGCCCGGGCGCCGGAGGACCAGCAGAGCGACCAGCCCCGCGCCGGTAGCGAGGAGGCCGAGAAGCCGGTGGAGACCGAGCCAG ATGGGCACTTAGAAACTTATCTGCTGGACTGTGAAAACCCTCCCAGCGCCTTTCAGAGCCTACCCCCAGCCACCAAGCAGCCTCAGAAGCGCTCCCGGGCTGCCTTCTCTCACACTCAGGTCATTGAGTTGGAGAGGAAGTTCAGCCATCAGAAGTATCTGTCTGCCCCCGAAAGGGCTCACCTGGCCAAGAACCTCAAGCTCACGGAGACCCAAGTGAAAATATGGTTCCAGAACAGACGCTATAAGACCAAGCGGAAGCAGCTCACCTCGGACCTGGGCAACCTGGAGAAGCACTCTTCCTTGCCAGCTCTCAAAGAGGAGGGCTTCTCACAGGGCTCCCTCATCTCTGTGCACAATACCTACCCTTACTACCCCTACGTTTACTGCCTGGGTGGCTGGAGTCCAGCTTTCTGGTAA
- the NKX3-1 gene encoding homeobox protein Nkx-3.1 isoform X2, whose amino-acid sequence MLRTPEPQLGNAGAAGCSPPAVPPTQTKPLTSFLIQDILRDGADRRGGHAGSPQPQPSRQQYPRRDPKPEPEGRRGCARAPEDQQSDQPRAGSEEAEKPVETEPETYLLDCENPPSAFQSLPPATKQPQKRSRAAFSHTQVIELERKFSHQKYLSAPERAHLAKNLKLTETQVKIWFQNRRYKTKRKQLTSDLGNLEKHSSLPALKEEGFSQGSLISVHNTYPYYPYVYCLGGWSPAFW is encoded by the exons ATGCTCCGGACTCCCGAGCCACAGTTGGGGAACGCGGGGGCCGCGGGCTGCAGCCCCCCGGCTGTGCCGCCCACCCAGACCAAGCCGCTCACCTCCTTCCTCATCCAGGACATCCTTCGGGACGGCGCTGACCGGCGCGGAGGTCACGCGGGCAGCCCACAGCCGCAGCCTTCGCGTCAGCAGTACCCGAGGCGAGACCCAAAGCCGGAGCCCGAGGGAAGAAGAGGCTGCGCCCGGGCGCCGGAGGACCAGCAGAGCGACCAGCCCCGCGCCGGTAGCGAGGAGGCCGAGAAGCCGGTGGAGACCGAGCCAG AAACTTATCTGCTGGACTGTGAAAACCCTCCCAGCGCCTTTCAGAGCCTACCCCCAGCCACCAAGCAGCCTCAGAAGCGCTCCCGGGCTGCCTTCTCTCACACTCAGGTCATTGAGTTGGAGAGGAAGTTCAGCCATCAGAAGTATCTGTCTGCCCCCGAAAGGGCTCACCTGGCCAAGAACCTCAAGCTCACGGAGACCCAAGTGAAAATATGGTTCCAGAACAGACGCTATAAGACCAAGCGGAAGCAGCTCACCTCGGACCTGGGCAACCTGGAGAAGCACTCTTCCTTGCCAGCTCTCAAAGAGGAGGGCTTCTCACAGGGCTCCCTCATCTCTGTGCACAATACCTACCCTTACTACCCCTACGTTTACTGCCTGGGTGGCTGGAGTCCAGCTTTCTGGTAA